The window AGCACGATGGCTGAAACAACGAATCTGACGATTGCGCCGATCCACGTCTGACGTTCCACTATATCACCTCCTTCAACGCATTTGATGATATGATTGGCCAAAACAGGTAATATTATTCTTGTCCTGCGAAAAAACTATATTTTGCATACTATTCAACCCCGCGCCCGTCCGTTTACGGTTCGCTGTGAAAAAATTCACCCCTACGTAAACCGGTGCTTGCAATTAACTGTAAAGCCGTGTTAAAATGGCCGTTAGGAATATTAGTGGTATGTATGGCAAAAAATTTTGTGGGGAGGTGAGATATTGGCCAAAAAATCCTCGCTAAAGCGTTTGCGGCAGATTCAAAAGCAGACTCTCCGGAGCGCCGGCATGCGGTCCGCGTTGCGGACAGTCATCAAAAAATATAAGACAGCGCTGGTTTCCGGTCAGGAGGATATGGAGGGGAAATTGCGGAAAGCTTTACAGGCACTTGACAAGGCTTCCACAAAAGGCATCATTCACAAGAATACTGCAGCAAGAAAGAAATCCCGCTTGGTTAAAGAGTTTAACAAGAGTAGCTCAGCGGTTTAATCGACGTTTGCCTCATAAAGTAAACGTGTTTAGGACCCTGGAATTTGCTTCACTATTAAATG of the Bacillota bacterium genome contains:
- the rpsT gene encoding 30S ribosomal protein S20 gives rise to the protein MAKKSSLKRLRQIQKQTLRSAGMRSALRTVIKKYKTALVSGQEDMEGKLRKALQALDKASTKGIIHKNTAARKKSRLVKEFNKSSSAV